One window of the Brevundimonas goettingensis genome contains the following:
- the chpT gene encoding histidine phosphotransferase ChpT produces MTDDLTIDVNAELSGADLAAFIAAKLCHDFVSPAGAINSGLDLLNDPSAADMRDDALGLITQSASKLLSLVYFCRVAFGAATTSERFTGDELKGLVAGMIEGGRATMDWRVSETDFDKPSARALLNLAYLTAGALPSGGEAVITSRRDGDTLILTGLAEGARARLKPEAITGLSGERLKEGLAGQWIQPYWLWLTAHEAGGSLSVIAEEGRVALVARMPA; encoded by the coding sequence ATGACCGACGATCTGACCATCGACGTAAACGCCGAACTGTCCGGCGCCGACTTGGCCGCCTTCATCGCCGCCAAGCTGTGCCACGACTTCGTCAGCCCGGCCGGAGCGATCAATTCGGGCCTGGACCTGCTCAACGATCCGTCGGCCGCCGACATGCGCGACGACGCCCTGGGCCTGATCACCCAGAGCGCGTCGAAGCTTCTGTCCCTCGTCTATTTCTGCCGCGTGGCCTTCGGCGCGGCGACGACCAGCGAGCGGTTCACGGGCGACGAGCTCAAGGGGCTGGTCGCGGGGATGATCGAGGGCGGCCGGGCGACCATGGACTGGCGGGTGTCGGAGACGGATTTCGACAAGCCCTCGGCCCGGGCCCTGCTCAATCTCGCCTATCTGACCGCCGGGGCCCTGCCCTCGGGCGGCGAGGCGGTGATCACCAGCCGGCGCGACGGCGACACCCTGATCCTGACCGGTCTGGCCGAGGGCGCGCGCGCCCGGCTGAAGCCCGAAGCCATCACCGGCCTGTCGGGCGAGCGGCTCAAAGAGGGCCTGGCCGGACAGTGGATCCAGCCCTACTGGCTGTGGCTGACCGCCCATGAAGCCGGCGGCAGCCTGAGCGTCATCGCAGAGGAAGGCCGCGTTGCCCTGGTCGCCCGGATGCCCGCTTAA
- the cysQ gene encoding 3'(2'),5'-bisphosphate nucleotidase CysQ, whose protein sequence is MTKNLTQALASGALHDAIADIAEEAAAVILPYWRSGVSVSTKSDDSPVTLADQQAEALILERLNALYPGVQTVAEEAVAADGAPEAAAQRFWLIDPLDGTKGFISGKESFTVNIALIEDGAPVAGVVSAPATGISWRLGPDGAQRRRFGEAWTAIKVRNRPEEGIALLSHSVTDEEAARLAARHGCTQWQGTDSSLKFCLIAEGRFDAYPRTGPTHEWDTAAGQAVLEAAGGRVLGPDGQRLAYGKPGFKNGAFVAVGG, encoded by the coding sequence ATGACCAAGAATCTGACGCAGGCCCTCGCTTCCGGCGCCCTGCACGACGCCATCGCCGACATCGCCGAAGAAGCCGCGGCGGTGATCCTGCCCTACTGGCGCTCCGGCGTGAGCGTCTCGACCAAGTCCGACGACAGCCCCGTCACCCTGGCCGATCAGCAGGCCGAGGCCCTGATCCTGGAGCGGCTGAACGCCCTCTACCCCGGCGTCCAGACGGTGGCGGAAGAGGCCGTGGCGGCCGACGGCGCGCCCGAGGCCGCGGCCCAGCGCTTCTGGCTGATCGACCCGCTGGACGGCACCAAGGGCTTCATCTCCGGCAAGGAGAGCTTCACCGTCAACATCGCCCTGATCGAGGACGGCGCCCCCGTCGCCGGGGTGGTCTCGGCGCCCGCGACCGGGATCAGCTGGCGTCTGGGCCCCGACGGCGCCCAGCGCCGCCGCTTCGGCGAGGCCTGGACCGCGATCAAGGTGCGCAACCGGCCGGAGGAGGGGATCGCCCTCCTGAGCCACAGCGTCACCGATGAGGAGGCCGCCCGTCTGGCCGCCCGCCACGGCTGCACCCAGTGGCAGGGCACGGATTCCTCGCTGAAATTCTGCCTGATCGCCGAGGGCCGCTTCGACGCCTATCCGCGCACCGGCCCGACCCACGAATGGGACACCGCCGCCGGCCAGGCGGTGCTCGAAGCCGCCGGCGGCCGCGTCCTCGGCCCCGACGGCCAGCGCCTCGCCTACGGCAAGCCGGGCTTCAAGAACGGGGCGTTCGTGGCGGTGGGGGGGTAA